A section of the Microbacterium forte genome encodes:
- a CDS encoding aggregation-promoting factor C-terminal-like domain-containing protein produces the protein MLQNTRALRRAHAAASARNAITARRPKLILGTITGGVLGLALTVGMVSAPAAGAEVPDAVAGVTSFVTGETEQPAKSADDSALTMVAAQDAVAAAEALNAEVAASGLDLGAAPSSVDTSDVTAWVDQLADRDEFSNRQLTSLTAYAVTGTDEIVAETAALQESYVAAQQAKAAADAAAEQAAAEAAALAQTNTVDGAKAAARDIASGQYGWGADQFSCLDSLWTKESGWNYQAYNASGGATGIPQALPGSKMASAGSDWQTNAATQIRWGLGYISSVYGTPCSAWGHSQSVNWY, from the coding sequence ATGCTTCAGAACACCCGTGCGCTTCGGCGCGCCCACGCGGCGGCGTCAGCCCGCAACGCGATCACGGCACGTCGCCCCAAGCTGATTCTCGGAACGATCACCGGCGGTGTGCTCGGCCTCGCCCTGACCGTCGGCATGGTGTCGGCGCCCGCGGCTGGTGCCGAGGTGCCGGACGCCGTCGCCGGCGTCACGTCCTTCGTCACCGGCGAGACCGAGCAGCCGGCGAAGAGCGCCGACGACTCAGCCCTGACGATGGTCGCCGCTCAGGACGCCGTTGCTGCGGCCGAGGCGCTGAACGCCGAGGTCGCGGCATCGGGCCTCGACCTCGGCGCGGCACCCTCCTCGGTCGATACCTCCGACGTGACCGCCTGGGTCGATCAGCTCGCCGACCGCGATGAGTTCTCGAACAGGCAGCTCACGAGCCTCACTGCGTATGCGGTCACCGGCACGGACGAGATCGTCGCTGAGACCGCCGCCCTGCAGGAATCCTACGTGGCGGCTCAGCAGGCCAAAGCCGCTGCGGATGCGGCTGCCGAGCAGGCGGCCGCTGAAGCCGCCGCACTCGCTCAGACGAACACCGTCGACGGCGCGAAGGCCGCGGCGCGCGACATCGCGTCAGGTCAGTACGGGTGGGGCGCCGACCAGTTCTCCTGCCTGGATTCGCTGTGGACCAAGGAATCCGGGTGGAACTACCAGGCGTACAACGCCTCGGGCGGCGCGACGGGGATTCCGCAGGCTCTGCCCGGAAGCAAGATGGCGTCTGCCGGATCCGACTGGCAGACGAATGCGGCCACGCAGATCCGCTGGGGTCTCGGATACATCTCCTCCGTGTACGGCACCCCCTGCAGCGCGTGGGGGCACTCCCAGTCCGTGAACTGGTACTGA